In Cryptomeria japonica chromosome 10, Sugi_1.0, whole genome shotgun sequence, a genomic segment contains:
- the LOC131076584 gene encoding uncharacterized protein LOC131076584: MPVTEQRAAWSAPVNGFTTISGVAYGVGSGRSSRRAINRPTLKPRVLPRYQLNWHTVCMFGSFYIAVLLSSLQPKIHVYVYFNTLMLCMCIFFMCLGYLCSCLTHIFLR, from the exons ATGCCTGTAACAGAACAGAGAGCGGCATGGAGCGCGCCTGTCAACG GGTTCACTACAATCTCTGGAGTTGCCTATGGAGTTGGCTCAG GGAGGAGTTCAAGAAGAGCTATAAATAGGCCAACTCTAAAGCCAAGGGTATTGCCCAGGTACCAATTGAATTGGCATACTGTTTGTATGTTTGGTTCATTCTACATTGCAGTTCTATTGTCTTCGTTGCAACCAAAAATTCATGTGTATGTGTATTTCAATACTTTAATGCTGTGCATGTGTATTTTTTTCATGTGTTTAGGGTATCTGTGCTCATGTCTGACACATATATTTCTGAGATGA